Genomic DNA from Pseudomonadota bacterium:
CAGGCATCACATCGACGCGCTCGTCACTCCAGCTTGAAGACATCGACCTTGCGAGCTGCCAACTCCAGGATGAAGTCCCGACGGTTGAGCCCAGCAATCGTTGCGGCCTTCTCCATCGAGATGTCTTGCCTTGGCAACAAGAGCAGTCCGATCCACAAGCAGGGCGTCGACGGCGGCTCGGTAGGCTTCGGGCTGATGGCGGCCAACGGCGAAGCTCGGATTGCGCGTGCCTTGGAGCTCGGGGGTGGTGGCGCGCTTTTGTGGCGAGACGAACAGGACCTTTTCTACGCCCATGAAGCTCCGGCCCTGGGCTCGCAGGCTGGCACGGGTTCGCTTCGAGGGGATGCACCTGGCGGTCCAGTACCTCCTGGTCGCCTTCCTTGCGATGCTCCCTGGCGCCGTTTACCTGGCGGCCCTTGCCTTCTCGGCAGCGGCCTTGCCCCTGGCGCAACGCTACCGCAAGACCTCCTGGGAGGTCGTCGCCGGCTGACGAGCCGGGCATCATCGCTAGGTTCCTTGCGGTGCTCAAGCGGCTTCGCGCGCCGCTACCGCTGAACGCGTCCTGAGGCATCGCCGCCGGCGAGGCGTTCGACTTCGGAGAGCTTGACCAGGCAATAGTCGCCTTCGATGGTGTGCTTGAGGCAGCTGGCTGCCGACGCCAGCTCGATGGCGCTGGCGGGATCCTTGCCGTTGACGAGGGCGTAGATCAGCCCGGCGCCGAAGGCGTCGCCGCCCCCCACCCGATCCACGATGTCGATCTCATAGCGCCGGGAGAAGACCGCCTTGCCGCTCGTGTACAGCATGCCGGACCAGCCGTTGCGGGAAGCGGACAGGCTCTCTCTCAGCGTAATGGCCACGCCAGCGAGGTCGAAGCGCTCCGACAGTTGTCTGGCCACGTCTTGGTAGCGGCCCCTGTCCAAGGTGGCGGAGGTCACGTCGGTGCTGCCGGCCTTGATTCCAAACACGTC
This window encodes:
- a CDS encoding UPF0175 family protein, translated to MEKAATIAGLNRRDFILELAARKVDVFKLE